A region from the Brevibacterium paucivorans genome encodes:
- a CDS encoding response regulator transcription factor, protein MIRVLLVDDHPVVRAGLSAVLNTGDDIDVVAQAGTGREALEVLASTQVDVVVSDIQMPQMDGVELTAELGKIGGPPVLILTTFDTENLIVAAMNAGAQGYLLKDAPPEELARAVRAVNEGRPVMSDQVTVALTRRLTQPRTSLSARELEILEAVATGHTNKEIAQELFISQATVKTHLVHIFDKLGVDNRTSAVAKAREQQLID, encoded by the coding sequence ATGATCCGAGTTCTCTTAGTCGATGACCACCCGGTTGTGCGCGCGGGCCTGAGCGCAGTTCTCAACACAGGCGACGACATTGACGTGGTGGCACAGGCCGGAACGGGACGCGAAGCGCTCGAGGTTCTGGCGTCCACTCAGGTCGATGTCGTTGTGAGCGATATTCAAATGCCCCAGATGGACGGGGTGGAGCTCACTGCTGAGTTAGGAAAGATCGGTGGCCCTCCGGTGCTGATTCTCACCACGTTCGACACGGAGAACCTCATTGTGGCTGCCATGAACGCAGGTGCGCAAGGGTATCTTCTCAAAGACGCTCCTCCCGAGGAACTCGCGCGTGCCGTCCGAGCAGTCAACGAGGGCAGGCCCGTCATGTCGGATCAGGTGACGGTGGCGCTGACGCGCAGGCTCACACAGCCGCGCACGTCCTTATCTGCCCGTGAGCTCGAAATTCTCGAGGCCGTTGCCACCGGGCACACGAACAAGGAAATTGCCCAAGAGCTGTTCATCTCCCAGGCCACGGTGAAGACACACTTGGTGCATATTTTCGACAAGCTAGGCGTCGATAACCGCACCAGCGCCGTTGCGAAAGCACGCGAACAGCAACTGATCGACTGA
- a CDS encoding sensor histidine kinase, producing MSHSQLPQILRAMRVTLHVAFAVMLGVGIVRFIVTFDQHPAVLVMILILAFMLAGLYLVGTVAEMQYSKHPERFNPVPLKSWWLAAILILWAGLMLSSMSFAWVSFPLFFIVLHAYRPYIAGPVILVMVFTILASSYRHGEFNAGFLLGPTIGACVATVVSVLYQELRKEAESMGNAYQELQRAQTQISLSQHRAGRLAEREKLAADVHDTLSQGFTSILLLSRSLEQHVDPAGRETLNLIEDTAQSNLQQAREFLHGSPLGTSDLHPTLSAECRAVERASTAVGATIQCQFEVTGDAYPLSPEVEQTLVRATQSLLSNVTFHSLCTRAKVTLAYWDTHVSLDVVDNGVGFAGAYGYGLRALKERVAGVRGQLSVETAVGEGCSVHIVIPVEKT from the coding sequence ATGTCGCACAGTCAATTGCCACAGATTTTGCGTGCCATGCGGGTGACTTTGCATGTCGCGTTTGCCGTCATGCTGGGTGTGGGAATCGTGCGCTTTATCGTCACGTTTGATCAGCACCCGGCCGTGCTCGTGATGATCCTGATCTTAGCCTTCATGCTGGCGGGACTGTACCTGGTGGGTACGGTCGCAGAAATGCAGTACTCCAAACACCCAGAGCGCTTCAACCCGGTACCCCTGAAGTCGTGGTGGTTGGCAGCGATCTTAATTCTGTGGGCTGGGCTCATGCTGTCGTCCATGAGTTTCGCGTGGGTGAGCTTCCCGCTGTTCTTTATTGTTCTCCACGCGTACCGCCCGTATATTGCCGGACCGGTCATCCTAGTCATGGTGTTCACAATTCTTGCCAGTTCGTATCGCCACGGAGAGTTCAACGCGGGATTCCTGCTGGGCCCCACGATCGGGGCGTGCGTCGCAACCGTTGTGAGTGTTCTGTACCAAGAGTTGCGCAAGGAAGCCGAATCCATGGGTAACGCGTACCAAGAACTGCAACGCGCTCAGACGCAGATTTCCCTGAGCCAACACCGGGCCGGTCGTCTCGCTGAACGTGAAAAACTCGCAGCAGACGTACACGATACTCTGTCGCAAGGCTTCACATCGATTCTCTTGTTGAGCCGTTCCCTTGAACAGCACGTGGACCCAGCTGGCCGTGAGACGCTCAATCTGATTGAAGATACCGCCCAGAGCAACCTGCAACAGGCCCGCGAATTCTTACACGGGTCCCCTCTTGGCACCTCGGACTTGCATCCCACCTTGAGCGCCGAATGCCGGGCGGTTGAGCGGGCCAGTACCGCGGTGGGTGCCACAATCCAGTGCCAGTTCGAAGTGACCGGGGACGCGTACCCACTGTCACCAGAGGTCGAACAGACCTTGGTCCGGGCCACGCAAAGCCTGCTGTCCAATGTGACATTCCATTCACTGTGTACACGTGCAAAAGTGACATTGGCGTATTGGGATACGCATGTGAGCTTGGACGTCGTCGATAATGGAGTTGGTTTTGCAGGAGCCTACGGTTACGGCTTGCGCGCCCTGAAGGAACGCGTGGCTGGCGTACGTGGACAGCTCAGTGTCGAAACTGCCGTGGGCGAAGGCTGTTCGGTTCACATTGTGATTCCCGTGGAGAAAACATGA
- the glpK gene encoding glycerol kinase GlpK — protein MGYVLSLDEGTTSTRAVIFTEDGRTVAQSSQEFTQRFPRGGWVEHDPLEIWRTSRQVIGSALGKAQLTGADIACVGVTNQRETTVVWEASTGRPIYPAIVWQDTRGIEYVERLSEDAHDIATITGLPVNTYFSAIKLMWILDHVEGARARAEKGELRFGTIDAWLLFNLTGEHVTEVTNASRTMLMDIRTGQWSQRMLELTGIPEQLLPRICPSVGELGTVRSNQLLSGTAVTGVLGDQQSAAFGQVCFGHGDTKVTFGTGCFLLTNTGTQIVRSDHGLVSTVAYQIADEPLQYALEGSIAVAGSLVQWLRDNLGIISSSNEVEKLAASVEDSGGVFFVPAFAGLFAPRWRPDARGTIVGMTGFTTAAHIARAALDSTAFQAAEVVDALVSDVGTDMGTIRVDGGMSVNDAFLQFQSDILNTPLVRPTETESTAVGACFAAGVGAGLYAHDDVASLWRKDRDFNPQMDARTRENLRARWNEAVERSLNWEK, from the coding sequence ATGGGTTACGTTCTTTCACTCGACGAAGGAACGACGTCAACACGTGCGGTCATCTTCACCGAAGATGGCCGCACTGTTGCTCAGTCCTCACAAGAGTTCACACAACGCTTTCCGCGTGGCGGTTGGGTCGAACACGACCCTCTGGAAATTTGGCGCACTAGCCGTCAAGTCATTGGCTCGGCTTTGGGTAAGGCCCAGCTCACGGGAGCCGATATCGCATGTGTGGGAGTGACAAATCAGCGCGAAACCACGGTGGTGTGGGAAGCGTCTACTGGCCGGCCCATCTACCCTGCGATCGTGTGGCAAGACACGCGTGGAATTGAGTATGTGGAGCGGTTGAGCGAGGACGCCCACGACATCGCCACCATCACGGGCCTACCCGTCAACACGTACTTTTCGGCGATTAAACTCATGTGGATCCTGGACCACGTGGAGGGTGCCCGCGCACGCGCCGAAAAAGGCGAGCTACGGTTCGGCACGATCGACGCGTGGCTCTTGTTTAACCTCACGGGTGAGCACGTCACCGAGGTCACGAACGCCTCTCGTACCATGCTTATGGACATTCGGACCGGCCAGTGGTCGCAGCGCATGTTGGAGCTCACGGGGATCCCCGAGCAGCTTCTCCCCCGCATCTGCCCGTCGGTCGGTGAGTTGGGTACCGTGCGTTCCAACCAGCTTTTGAGCGGCACCGCAGTAACAGGGGTTCTGGGTGATCAGCAGTCGGCGGCGTTTGGCCAGGTGTGTTTCGGCCACGGCGATACCAAGGTCACGTTTGGTACTGGGTGCTTCTTGCTGACCAACACGGGTACCCAGATTGTTCGGTCGGATCACGGCCTGGTGTCCACTGTGGCGTATCAGATCGCGGATGAACCCCTCCAGTATGCGCTGGAAGGCTCGATTGCGGTTGCCGGTTCTTTGGTTCAGTGGTTGCGTGACAACCTGGGCATTATTTCGTCGTCGAACGAGGTCGAAAAGCTGGCCGCTTCCGTGGAAGATTCCGGTGGCGTGTTCTTTGTGCCCGCTTTCGCTGGGCTGTTTGCACCGCGGTGGCGCCCGGATGCGCGTGGCACCATTGTTGGCATGACGGGCTTTACCACGGCCGCGCACATTGCCCGCGCGGCTTTGGATTCTACGGCTTTTCAGGCCGCCGAGGTCGTTGATGCGTTGGTCTCGGATGTGGGCACGGATATGGGGACGATCCGAGTTGACGGCGGGATGAGTGTCAACGATGCGTTCTTGCAGTTCCAGTCCGATATCCTCAACACTCCTCTTGTGCGTCCAACAGAAACCGAGTCCACGGCTGTAGGCGCGTGCTTTGCCGCCGGAGTGGGTGCTGGTTTGTATGCGCATGACGACGTCGCGTCGTTGTGGAGAAAAGACCGGGATTTCAACCCGCAGATGGATGCGCGCACACGCGAAAACTTGCGTGCGCGGTGGAACGAGGCGGTAGAACGTAGCCTCAACTGGGAAAAGTAG
- a CDS encoding glyceraldehyde-3-phosphate dehydrogenase, giving the protein MSEVANTKLQEWNTKSELAEQILPGVGRLFRNNDVLLTIYGRSLLNKSTIGIVKAHRYARHFDGQDLDLNETLAIVNELQKLNLSGARLDLGRLAAGYREAGGDLGEYLKNELSDVTNGAETPEPRDVVLYGFGRIGRLVARILIDRNGGTGMRLRAIVVRKNGENDIIKRASLLRRDSVHGKFDGSITVDQENNTILANGVLIKVIYSSDPSTVDYTEYGINDAIVVDNTGRWRDEEGLGQHLKSKGVGKVILTAPGKGDIKNIVYGVNNSAIEDSDTILSAASCTTNAITPVLKVINDEFGVKNGHVETVHSFTNDQNLIDNFHKGARRGRAAGLNMVLTETGAAKAVAKALPELKGKLSGNAIRVPTPNVSMAILNLNLERETTVDELNTFLRNTSLHSNLRNQIDYIHSPEVVSTDFVGSKRAGVVDGLATIVDGDRVVVYVWYDNEYGYSCQVVRCLADMAGVDFPALPKRA; this is encoded by the coding sequence GTGAGCGAAGTGGCTAACACCAAACTGCAAGAGTGGAACACCAAGTCCGAACTTGCCGAACAGATCCTGCCTGGAGTTGGGCGTCTGTTCCGCAACAACGACGTTCTGCTCACCATCTACGGACGTTCACTGCTGAACAAGTCCACAATCGGCATCGTCAAGGCACACCGCTACGCACGCCACTTTGACGGACAAGACCTGGACCTCAACGAAACCCTCGCAATCGTCAACGAGCTCCAGAAACTCAACCTGTCCGGTGCCCGCCTTGACCTTGGACGTCTGGCTGCCGGATACCGCGAAGCCGGCGGCGACCTCGGCGAATACCTCAAGAACGAACTTTCCGACGTCACCAACGGAGCCGAAACCCCAGAGCCACGCGACGTTGTGCTCTACGGCTTTGGACGCATTGGACGTCTGGTTGCGCGCATTCTCATTGACCGCAACGGTGGAACCGGAATGCGTCTGCGCGCAATCGTGGTCCGGAAGAATGGCGAAAACGACATCATCAAGCGTGCATCGCTCCTGCGCCGCGACTCGGTACACGGTAAGTTCGACGGCTCGATCACGGTCGACCAGGAGAACAACACCATCCTGGCAAACGGTGTCCTCATCAAAGTCATCTACTCGTCCGACCCATCGACCGTGGACTACACCGAATACGGCATCAACGACGCCATTGTTGTTGACAACACCGGTCGTTGGCGCGACGAAGAAGGCTTGGGCCAGCACCTGAAGTCCAAGGGCGTTGGCAAGGTCATCCTCACCGCTCCAGGTAAGGGCGACATCAAGAACATTGTGTACGGTGTCAACAACTCCGCTATTGAAGACAGCGACACGATCCTGTCGGCAGCGTCGTGTACCACCAACGCGATCACCCCAGTTCTCAAGGTGATCAACGACGAATTCGGTGTTAAGAACGGTCACGTGGAAACGGTTCACTCGTTCACCAACGACCAGAACCTCATCGACAACTTCCACAAGGGCGCCCGCCGTGGACGTGCAGCCGGCCTCAACATGGTGCTCACCGAAACCGGTGCGGCGAAGGCCGTCGCTAAGGCTCTCCCTGAGCTCAAGGGCAAGCTGTCGGGTAACGCGATTCGCGTCCCCACGCCTAACGTGTCCATGGCGATTCTGAACCTCAACCTGGAACGCGAAACCACGGTTGACGAACTCAACACGTTCCTGCGTAACACCTCGTTGCACTCGAACCTGCGCAACCAGATCGACTACATCCACTCCCCCGAGGTCGTTTCCACCGACTTTGTGGGCTCGAAGCGTGCCGGTGTTGTCGACGGTCTGGCAACCATCGTCGACGGCGACCGCGTAGTTGTGTACGTGTGGTACGACAACGAGTACGGCTACTCGTGCCAGGTGGTACGTTGCTTGGCCGACATGGCTGGAGTCGACTTCCCAGCTCTGCCTAAGCGCGCCTAA
- a CDS encoding YhjD/YihY/BrkB family envelope integrity protein, whose amino-acid sequence MSHVALLTKRSSALARSQKLLNKPFVVHLKDTVARFGARLGNQFGAAITYFLVLAIIPILMFAFAILGFTLDVVKPEWVGVVNDWITETAPGQDELVSMLQNFLDNWEAVGIVGILSALFTAQGFIGNLKDAIRAQLTDDMDNIPKEPFVARTINNVYTLLGILVLIFLTLTATVLGTGLQSAIANWLNLPGWFAIVFNILTIALAVAMNWLLFMFIFTTIPDKKIPMRTRAIGSLTGALALTVLLNLATVLISVFSGSPTAALFGPVIAIMLSMNLFIRILLMVAAWMGTSHDDRVFNTVPQGKPLQAQQKDDDIDLTSSLLAVLTAIGLIFLTLFGLKRFEERD is encoded by the coding sequence ATGTCACACGTAGCTCTTCTGACTAAGCGTTCGTCGGCTCTGGCGCGTTCGCAGAAACTGCTCAACAAGCCGTTTGTCGTTCACCTCAAGGACACGGTTGCGCGGTTTGGCGCCAGGTTGGGTAACCAGTTTGGTGCGGCAATCACGTACTTCCTCGTTCTTGCGATCATCCCCATCCTCATGTTTGCGTTCGCAATCCTGGGCTTCACGCTGGACGTGGTGAAGCCCGAGTGGGTTGGGGTTGTCAACGACTGGATTACCGAAACGGCTCCTGGCCAGGACGAACTTGTCTCCATGCTCCAAAACTTCCTGGACAACTGGGAAGCTGTAGGAATCGTGGGTATCTTGTCTGCCCTGTTCACCGCTCAAGGGTTCATCGGGAACCTCAAGGACGCGATTCGAGCGCAGCTCACCGACGACATGGACAACATTCCTAAAGAGCCGTTTGTTGCGCGCACTATCAACAATGTGTACACGCTTCTTGGAATTCTGGTTCTCATTTTCCTCACGCTGACAGCAACCGTGTTGGGTACCGGTTTGCAAAGCGCAATCGCGAACTGGCTGAACCTCCCCGGCTGGTTTGCGATCGTGTTTAATATCCTCACGATTGCGCTTGCGGTTGCCATGAACTGGTTGCTGTTCATGTTCATCTTCACCACGATCCCGGACAAGAAGATCCCTATGCGCACTCGTGCGATCGGATCCTTGACAGGTGCTTTGGCCCTGACCGTCCTGTTGAACTTGGCAACCGTGCTCATCAGCGTGTTTTCTGGTTCACCCACAGCAGCGCTGTTCGGGCCAGTGATCGCGATCATGCTGTCCATGAACCTGTTCATCAGGATTCTGCTCATGGTGGCCGCGTGGATGGGTACCAGCCACGACGACCGAGTTTTCAACACGGTTCCCCAAGGCAAACCACTGCAAGCTCAGCAGAAGGACGACGACATCGACCTCACCAGTTCTTTGCTTGCAGTGCTGACAGCAATCGGTCTCATCTTCTTGACACTGTTTGGACTCAAACGGTTCGAGGAACGTGATTAA
- the ppk2 gene encoding polyphosphate kinase 2 has protein sequence MSEDTPTNDTDPTVPQDAEKGVTADADANQSEPAKDAPKFELTPEGIPDFANEIDSLRSLQRQVDGTKSKSKAWKKGYPYRTKMARPAYEREKRKLQIELLKLQTWIKETGERVVIIFEGRDAAGKGGAIKRFTEHLNPRGARVVALEKPTEREQTQWYFQRYVQHLPAAGEIVMFDRSWYNRAGVERVMGYCTPAEYLDFTRSCPQFETMLVNSGIKIIKFWFSVGREEQLHRFTSRSTDPVKQWKLSPTDLASLDKWDAYTEAKEAMFFYTDTAQAPWTVVKSNDKKRARLEAMRYVLAQFDYPNKDRRVAHRPDHLLVGSPKDIYDQGEGPTDFNALEI, from the coding sequence ATGAGTGAAGACACGCCCACCAATGACACCGATCCAACGGTCCCACAAGACGCAGAAAAAGGTGTCACTGCAGACGCTGACGCCAACCAGAGCGAACCAGCTAAGGACGCGCCTAAGTTTGAACTGACTCCTGAAGGTATTCCAGACTTCGCCAATGAAATTGACTCTCTGCGCTCCCTGCAGAGGCAGGTGGACGGAACCAAATCAAAGTCCAAAGCCTGGAAGAAGGGATACCCGTACCGCACCAAGATGGCGCGGCCGGCGTATGAGCGCGAAAAGCGCAAACTTCAGATTGAGCTCCTGAAGCTTCAAACGTGGATCAAGGAGACCGGCGAACGCGTCGTCATTATCTTCGAAGGACGCGACGCAGCAGGTAAGGGTGGTGCGATCAAGCGCTTCACTGAACACCTCAACCCGCGTGGCGCTCGAGTTGTCGCCCTGGAAAAGCCCACCGAACGCGAACAGACCCAGTGGTATTTCCAGCGCTACGTTCAGCACCTTCCCGCGGCCGGCGAAATCGTCATGTTCGACCGTTCATGGTACAACCGTGCCGGTGTCGAACGTGTGATGGGCTACTGCACACCGGCTGAATACCTCGACTTCACCCGCTCATGCCCGCAGTTCGAAACCATGTTGGTGAACTCAGGGATCAAGATCATCAAGTTCTGGTTCTCAGTTGGACGCGAAGAGCAACTCCACCGCTTCACTTCTCGGTCCACCGACCCTGTCAAGCAATGGAAGCTCTCCCCCACCGACCTGGCCAGCTTGGACAAGTGGGACGCATACACGGAAGCCAAAGAAGCGATGTTCTTCTACACCGATACAGCGCAAGCACCGTGGACAGTGGTCAAGTCCAATGACAAGAAGCGTGCCCGCCTCGAAGCGATGCGCTACGTGCTCGCACAGTTCGACTACCCCAACAAGGACCGCCGTGTGGCCCACCGACCCGATCACCTGTTGGTGGGGAGCCCCAAAGATATCTACGATCAGGGCGAGGGCCCCACGGACTTTAACGCTCTAGAGATCTGA
- a CDS encoding AMP-dependent synthetase/ligase, whose translation MSAMMSSSSTPLTFDLPERDSITDVFIARVKADPHAHMLSRLEDNRDVAVSAQQFHREVVEVAKGLIARGVKPGDRVGIFGATSYEWTTYDFAIWFAGGVSVPFYDTSSEEQLAWILKDTGLRFVVAESQAHSDRVAQALETSDIEEPLEMSVWDEAGHRSLVADGRNVSAEVVEAARSTRGKYDDATIIYTSGTTGRSRGCVLTHANFVDTSASAAVQINQVVVPGARCLLFIPTAHVFARFIEVMCLLHGVTLAHESDLKRLTEALGIFRPTFILGVPRVFEKVFNSALQKAEAEKKAPIFRAAEAVAVQYSIALSEGKVSAWLKAKHKLFDVLVYSKLRAILGGQATHAVSGGGPLGFRLGHFFKGIGVDILEGYGLTETTAPIAVNTPGKSKIGTVGVPLPGNTVAVAPDGEILAKGVSVFKEYLNDPEETQKAFVDGWFCTGDFGTLDEDGYVSVTGRKKELIITAGGKNVAPAPFEDELRRHPVIGQAVVIGEGKKFVSVLVFPDMEMLPTWLENRDLPALSLEDVPGNDKINEAVAKAIEVANRRVSRAESIREYRIVPAQLTEENGYLSAKQSVKRHIVNKDFSSYIDDIYGPENA comes from the coding sequence ATGTCCGCAATGATGAGTTCATCTTCCACACCTCTGACTTTTGACCTGCCGGAACGCGATAGCATCACCGATGTATTTATAGCCCGGGTCAAGGCTGACCCGCACGCGCACATGTTGTCTCGTTTGGAGGACAACCGCGACGTCGCTGTTTCGGCGCAGCAATTCCACCGCGAAGTCGTGGAGGTTGCCAAGGGACTGATCGCCCGCGGCGTGAAGCCCGGTGACCGGGTGGGGATCTTCGGAGCCACCAGCTACGAATGGACCACATACGACTTTGCGATTTGGTTTGCAGGTGGCGTCTCGGTCCCGTTCTACGACACTTCTAGCGAAGAACAGTTGGCATGGATTCTGAAGGACACTGGTCTGCGATTCGTCGTCGCAGAGTCCCAGGCACACAGTGACCGTGTGGCTCAGGCCCTTGAGACAAGCGACATCGAAGAACCCCTCGAGATGAGTGTGTGGGATGAGGCAGGCCACCGCTCGCTCGTGGCAGATGGCCGCAATGTGTCCGCCGAGGTCGTCGAGGCCGCCCGCTCAACGCGCGGCAAGTATGACGACGCGACCATCATTTACACCTCGGGAACAACGGGCCGTTCACGCGGTTGCGTTCTCACACACGCAAACTTCGTTGACACCTCGGCGAGCGCTGCCGTGCAGATCAACCAGGTTGTGGTTCCTGGCGCGCGGTGCCTTCTGTTCATCCCAACCGCGCACGTGTTCGCCCGCTTTATCGAAGTGATGTGCCTGTTGCACGGAGTCACCCTGGCGCACGAATCGGATCTCAAGCGCCTCACCGAGGCGCTGGGGATTTTCCGACCCACGTTCATTCTGGGAGTTCCGCGCGTTTTCGAGAAGGTGTTCAACTCCGCTCTTCAAAAAGCTGAAGCAGAGAAGAAGGCACCAATTTTCCGTGCTGCCGAAGCCGTCGCTGTGCAGTACTCAATTGCGCTCAGCGAAGGCAAGGTGTCCGCATGGCTTAAAGCCAAGCACAAGCTCTTCGACGTTCTGGTGTACTCCAAACTCCGCGCTATTTTGGGTGGCCAAGCCACCCACGCCGTGTCCGGCGGTGGCCCGTTGGGATTCCGTTTGGGCCACTTCTTTAAAGGTATTGGCGTGGACATTCTGGAAGGGTACGGGCTCACCGAAACCACAGCACCCATCGCGGTGAACACTCCCGGGAAGTCCAAGATCGGAACCGTTGGTGTGCCTCTTCCGGGCAACACGGTAGCGGTAGCTCCCGACGGCGAGATCCTGGCCAAGGGCGTCAGCGTGTTCAAGGAGTACCTCAATGACCCAGAAGAAACTCAAAAAGCCTTTGTCGACGGATGGTTCTGCACGGGTGACTTTGGGACCCTCGACGAAGACGGGTACGTCAGCGTGACAGGGCGTAAGAAGGAACTCATCATTACTGCGGGTGGCAAGAACGTGGCGCCTGCCCCGTTTGAAGATGAGCTTCGTCGCCACCCAGTTATCGGTCAAGCAGTAGTCATTGGTGAAGGCAAGAAGTTCGTCTCGGTCCTGGTGTTCCCGGATATGGAGATGTTGCCCACCTGGTTGGAAAACCGAGATCTCCCTGCTCTGTCGCTCGAGGACGTGCCTGGCAACGACAAGATCAACGAAGCCGTTGCAAAGGCCATTGAAGTCGCCAACCGCAGGGTGTCTCGCGCTGAATCGATTCGCGAATACCGGATCGTCCCGGCTCAGCTCACGGAAGAAAACGGGTATCTTTCGGCCAAGCAGTCAGTGAAGCGTCACATCGTCAACAAGGACTTCAGTTCCTACATCGACGATATTTACGGACCAGAGAACGCGTAA